The proteins below are encoded in one region of Mycteria americana isolate JAX WOST 10 ecotype Jacksonville Zoo and Gardens chromosome 22, USCA_MyAme_1.0, whole genome shotgun sequence:
- the NT5C3B gene encoding 7-methylguanosine phosphate-specific 5'-nucleotidase isoform X1, whose product MVPELQKATVRIQQPERVMGIIRSLREQGMNKLQVISDFDMTLSRFGCNGRRCPTSHNILDNSRVISEDGKKKLKDLLHYYYPIEIDPNRTPAEKCPLMVEWWTKAHELLSQQKIQKGDIAQIVRESDVMLRDGFNELFDQLHKYNVPLFIFSAGVGDILEEIIRQANVFYSNVNVVSNYMDFDDNGVLMCFKGPLIHTYNKNNSVLQGTEYFQQLSARTSIILLGDSMGDLTMADGVPSVENILKIGFLNDKVEEQRGKYLDAYDIVLESDETLDVVNGILRYILIET is encoded by the exons atG GTGCCCGAGCTGCAGAAGGCCACGGTCCGCATACAGCAACCGGAGCGCGTGATGGGGATAATCCGGTCCCTCAGGGAGCAGGGCATGAACAAGCTGCAG GTCATTTCTGACTTCGACATGACGCTGAGCAGGTTTGGGTGCAACGGCAGACGCTGTCCCACTTCGCACA ATATCCTTGATAACAGTCGTGTTATCAGTGAGGATGGCAAGAAGAAG CTGAAAGATCTGCTGCACTATTACTATCCCATTGAAATCGATCCCAACCGGACCCCGGCAGAGAAATGTCCCCTCATGGTGGAGTG GTGGACCAAGGCCCACGAGCTTCTGTCGCAGCAGAAGATCCAGAAGGGTGACATAGCCCAGATAGTCAGAGAATCGGACGTGATGCTGAG GGACGGATTCAATGAATTATTTGATCAGCTGCATAAGTACAACGTCCCCTTGTTCATCTTCTCTGCTGGCGTCGGCGACATCCTTGAAGAGATTATCCGTCAGGCCAACGTCTTCTACTCAAACGTCAATGTGGTGTCCAACTACATGGACTTCGACGATAAT GGAGTCCTCATGTGTTTCAAGGGACCTCTCATCCACACCTACAACAAGAACAACAGCGTCCTGCAGGGCACGGAGTATTTCCAGCAGCTGAGCGCTAGGACGAGCATCATCTTGCTGGGGGACTCCATGGGTGATCTGACGATGGCAGATGGTGTTCCCAGTGTGGAGAACATCCTCAAGATTGGCTTTCTCAACGACAAG GTGGAAGAGCAGAGGGGGAAGTACCTGGATGCCTACGACATTGTGCTGGAGAGCGATGAGACGCTGGATGTGGTCAACGGGATTCTCCGGTACATCCTTATCGAGACGTGA
- the NT5C3B gene encoding 7-methylguanosine phosphate-specific 5'-nucleotidase isoform X2 yields MVISDFDMTLSRFGCNGRRCPTSHNILDNSRVISEDGKKKLKDLLHYYYPIEIDPNRTPAEKCPLMVEWWTKAHELLSQQKIQKGDIAQIVRESDVMLRDGFNELFDQLHKYNVPLFIFSAGVGDILEEIIRQANVFYSNVNVVSNYMDFDDNGVLMCFKGPLIHTYNKNNSVLQGTEYFQQLSARTSIILLGDSMGDLTMADGVPSVENILKIGFLNDKVEEQRGKYLDAYDIVLESDETLDVVNGILRYILIET; encoded by the exons atG GTCATTTCTGACTTCGACATGACGCTGAGCAGGTTTGGGTGCAACGGCAGACGCTGTCCCACTTCGCACA ATATCCTTGATAACAGTCGTGTTATCAGTGAGGATGGCAAGAAGAAG CTGAAAGATCTGCTGCACTATTACTATCCCATTGAAATCGATCCCAACCGGACCCCGGCAGAGAAATGTCCCCTCATGGTGGAGTG GTGGACCAAGGCCCACGAGCTTCTGTCGCAGCAGAAGATCCAGAAGGGTGACATAGCCCAGATAGTCAGAGAATCGGACGTGATGCTGAG GGACGGATTCAATGAATTATTTGATCAGCTGCATAAGTACAACGTCCCCTTGTTCATCTTCTCTGCTGGCGTCGGCGACATCCTTGAAGAGATTATCCGTCAGGCCAACGTCTTCTACTCAAACGTCAATGTGGTGTCCAACTACATGGACTTCGACGATAAT GGAGTCCTCATGTGTTTCAAGGGACCTCTCATCCACACCTACAACAAGAACAACAGCGTCCTGCAGGGCACGGAGTATTTCCAGCAGCTGAGCGCTAGGACGAGCATCATCTTGCTGGGGGACTCCATGGGTGATCTGACGATGGCAGATGGTGTTCCCAGTGTGGAGAACATCCTCAAGATTGGCTTTCTCAACGACAAG GTGGAAGAGCAGAGGGGGAAGTACCTGGATGCCTACGACATTGTGCTGGAGAGCGATGAGACGCTGGATGTGGTCAACGGGATTCTCCGGTACATCCTTATCGAGACGTGA
- the FKBP10 gene encoding peptidyl-prolyl cis-trans isomerase FKBP10: MAPGSLVLFLSILGALGLGDPGPLEDVVIDRYYIPKICLREVQMGDFIRYHYNGTFKDGKKFDSSYDRGATVAGVVGVGRLITGMDRGLQGMCVNERRHLIVPPHLGYGSIGVAGLIPPDATLYFDVVMLDIWNKNDKLQITTLSKPEHCNRTVENSDFVRYHYNGTLLDGTPFDSSYSKDSTYDTYVGTGWLIKGMDQGLLGMCAGEKRSIIIPPFLAYGEKGYGTVIPPQASLVFSVLLVDFHNPKDGVFLEYLEVPESCKRRAVTGDFVRYHYNGTLMDGTLFDSSYSRNHTYNTYIGKGYIIPGMDQGLQGVCMGERRRVVVPPHLAYGENGAGDKIPGSAVLIFDVHVIDFHNPADPVEIETVYRPEGCNVTTRDRDFIRYHYNCSLLDGTKLFSSHDYEKPQEVTLGANKVIEGLNSGLLNMCAGERRVLIVPPHLGHGESGARGVPGSAVLRFEVELISMEEGVPEGYLFIWHGEPPANLYEQMDLNKDGEIPAEEFSTFIKTQVAEGKGRLMPSSDPEKVIADMFRNQDRNQDGKITSEELKLKSDEDQEKIHEEL, encoded by the exons ATGGCCCCGGGCAGCCTCGTCCTCTTCCTGAGCATCCTGGGGGCCCTGGGGCTGGGTGACCCCGGCCCCCTGGAAGACGTGGTGATAGACAGATACTATATCCCCAAAATCTGCCTGCGGGAAGTCCAGATGGGGGATTTCATTCGCTACCACTACAATGGGACCTTTAAAGATGGCAAAAAGTTTGACTCCAG CTACGACCGAGGGGCCACGGTGGCCGGTGTGGTGGGCGTCGGGCGGCTGATCACTGGCATGGATCGGGGCCTGCAGGGCATGTGCGTGAATGAGCGGCGTCACCTCATCGTGCCCCCCCACCTGGGCTACGGCAGCATCGGCGTGG CGGGGCTGATCCCCCCAGATGCCACCTTGTACTTCGACGTCGTCATGCTGGACATCTGGAACAAGAATGACAAGCTGCAGATCACCACTCTCTCCAAACCGGAGCACTGCAACCGCACAGTGGAGAACTCGGACTTCGTGCGGTACCACTACAACGGCACGCTGCTGGATGGCACCCCCTTCGACTCCAG CTACAGCAAGGACAGCACCTACGACACCTACGTGGGCACCGGCTGGCTGATCAAGGGCATGGACCAGGGGCTGCTGGGCATGTGCGCCGGGGAGAAGAGGAGCATCATCATCCCCCCGTTCCTTGCCTACGGGGAGAAGGGCTACG GGACCGTGATCCCACCGCAGGCCTCGCTGGTGTTCAGCGTGCTGCTGGTGGACTTCCACAACCCCAAGGACGGCGTCTTCCTGGAGTACCTTGAGGTGCCGGAGTCCTGCAAGCGCAGGGCTGTGACTGGGGACTTTGTCCGCTACCACTACAACGGCACGCTCATGGACGGGACGCTCTTCGACTCCAG CTACTCCCGCAATCACACCTACAACACCTACATCGGGAAGGGCTACATCATCCCCGGCATGGACCAGGGCCTGCAAGGGGTCTGCATGGGAGAGAGGCGGCGGGTGGTCGTCCCCCCACACCTGGCCTACGGGGAGAACGGAGCAG GGGACAAAATTCCCGGCTCAGCTGTGCTCATCTTCGATGTCCACGTCATTGACTTCCACAACCCCGCGGACCCGGTGGAGATCGAGACTGTGTACCGGCCCGAGGGCTGCAACGTCACCACCCGCGACAGAGACTTCATCCGCTACCACTACAACTGCTCGTTGCTGGACGGCACCAAGCTCTTCTCCTC ccacGACTACGAGAAGCCCCAGGAGGTGACTCTGGGGGCCAACAAGGTGATCGAGGGCCTGAACAGTGGCCTCCTCAACATGTGCGCGGGGGAGAGGCGGGTGCTCATCGTCCCCCCCCACCTGGGCCACGGGGAGAGCGGAG CTCGGGGGGTGCCCGGCAGCGCCGTGCTGCGCTTCGAGGTGGAGCTGATCTCCATGGAGGAGGGGGTGCCCGAGGGCTACCTCTTCATCTGGCACGGGGAGCCGCCGGCGAACCTCTACGAGCAGATGGACCTGAACAAGGATGGGGAGATCCCTGCTGAGGAG TTCTCCACCTTCATCAAGACCCAGGTGGCAGAAGGGAAAGGCCGCCTCATGCCCAGCTCCGACCCGGAGAAAGTCATCGCCGACATGTTCAGGAACCAGGACCGCAACCAGGATGGGAAGATCACCTCCGAGGAGCTGAAGCTGAAGTCGGATGAGGACCAGGAGAAGATCCACGAGGAGCTCTGA